A region of Polynucleobacter sp. JS-Mosq-20-D10 DNA encodes the following proteins:
- a CDS encoding DUF1854 domain-containing protein, with translation MSQHQKTYTLERDALGRLVLIDAAGNHHIGVYPVRAFPITAPGAGISIMDQSGKELCWFDNVTNIPEAELDLIKEELAAREFMPVIEKITKVSTFATPSIWDIETDRGPTRIRLKGEEDIRRIAGNTLLIADSNGLQFLIKDSTQLDKVSKKLLDRFR, from the coding sequence ATGAGTCAGCATCAAAAGACATACACGCTAGAGCGTGATGCACTAGGTCGTTTGGTATTGATTGATGCTGCTGGAAATCATCATATTGGCGTCTATCCGGTAAGAGCATTTCCGATTACTGCACCAGGTGCCGGAATCTCGATCATGGATCAGTCGGGCAAAGAGTTGTGTTGGTTTGATAATGTCACCAACATACCTGAAGCCGAGTTAGATCTGATTAAGGAAGAGCTGGCTGCTCGTGAGTTCATGCCTGTAATTGAAAAAATCACCAAGGTATCTACTTTTGCTACCCCCAGTATTTGGGATATCGAAACTGATCGCGGCCCCACCAGAATTCGCCTCAAGGGCGAGGAAGATATTCGTCGCATTGCTGGTAATACGCTCCTCATTGCTGATTCCAATGGTCTGCAATTTTTGATTAAAGATTCCACCCAGCTAGACAAGGTCAGTAAGAAGCTTTTAGATCGATTCCGCTAG
- a CDS encoding tripartite tricarboxylate transporter substrate binding protein, with product MKLKGALISTALALGATSVSPAFAAWEPTKPVEFIIPAGPGGGADQMARMIQGIITKNNLMKQAVIPVNKGAGAGAEGFLAMKEAKGDPNKIVITLSNLFTTPLATGVPFNWQDITPVAMLALDQFVLWDNADKPYKTAKEYIDAAKAAGPGKFKMGGTGSKQEDQIITVALEKATGAKFTYIPFKGGGDVAVQLVGNHIDSSVNNPIEAVAQWRANKLRALCVFDDTRMPYKEKITATQSWYDVPTCKEAGVKTDYVMLRGIFMAPGVTQEQVDFYIDLFKKVRATPEWKKFMADGAFNQTFMTGKEFRNWLTLNEALHKQLMTEAGFLAK from the coding sequence ATGAAGTTAAAAGGGGCATTGATTTCCACCGCATTAGCCCTCGGTGCTACTAGTGTTTCACCTGCTTTCGCTGCCTGGGAACCAACCAAGCCAGTTGAGTTCATCATTCCTGCCGGTCCTGGCGGTGGTGCTGACCAAATGGCCCGCATGATCCAAGGCATCATTACCAAAAATAATTTGATGAAGCAGGCAGTAATTCCCGTGAACAAGGGTGCAGGTGCAGGAGCTGAAGGATTCTTAGCAATGAAAGAGGCTAAAGGCGATCCAAACAAGATCGTGATTACTCTCTCGAATTTGTTTACAACTCCATTAGCAACTGGTGTTCCATTTAATTGGCAGGACATCACTCCTGTAGCGATGTTGGCTCTTGACCAATTCGTTTTGTGGGATAACGCTGACAAGCCTTACAAAACAGCCAAAGAATATATTGATGCCGCTAAAGCAGCTGGCCCAGGTAAATTCAAAATGGGTGGTACTGGCTCTAAGCAAGAAGACCAAATTATTACCGTTGCCCTTGAAAAAGCAACTGGTGCTAAGTTCACTTACATCCCATTCAAAGGGGGTGGCGACGTTGCTGTTCAGCTTGTAGGTAATCATATTGATTCTTCTGTGAATAACCCAATTGAAGCGGTTGCTCAATGGCGTGCTAACAAATTACGTGCCTTGTGTGTATTTGATGACACTCGTATGCCTTATAAAGAGAAAATCACTGCTACACAATCTTGGTATGACGTTCCAACTTGTAAAGAGGCAGGCGTAAAAACTGACTACGTGATGTTGCGCGGTATTTTCATGGCTCCAGGCGTAACTCAAGAGCAGGTTGATTTTTATATCGACTTGTTCAAAAAAGTGCGTGCTACACCAGAGTGGAAAAAGTTTATGGCTGATGGCGCATTCAACCAGACATTTATGACTGGTAAAGAGTTTAGAAATTGGCTCACATTAAACGAAGCTTTACATAAGCAGTTAATGACTGAAGCTGGCTTTTTGGCTAAATAA
- a CDS encoding tripartite tricarboxylate transporter TctB family protein gives MSEQVNNSNQESAISVRAMDVITALLFIAVGLVVMVGSLKLGASWGADGPEAGYFPFYISLIILLSSTVTLYQAAIVNKKKKTESFVDIEPLKQVMAVLLPAIVFVLGVQLIGIYVASAVYIAIFMVWLGKYPIWKAVAVSVGVSAALYLMFEFWFQVPLPHGSWFNPLEFIGVQ, from the coding sequence ATGTCTGAACAAGTTAATAACTCAAATCAAGAATCAGCAATTAGCGTAAGAGCGATGGATGTGATTACTGCCCTCCTGTTTATCGCGGTAGGTCTAGTGGTGATGGTTGGCAGCCTGAAGTTAGGCGCCAGTTGGGGTGCTGATGGTCCCGAAGCCGGATATTTTCCTTTCTATATTAGTTTGATTATTTTGCTTTCAAGCACGGTAACCCTCTATCAAGCTGCAATCGTCAATAAGAAAAAGAAAACAGAGTCATTTGTAGACATTGAGCCCCTAAAGCAAGTTATGGCTGTGCTTTTACCAGCAATTGTTTTTGTGTTGGGCGTGCAATTAATTGGTATTTACGTTGCTTCAGCCGTTTACATCGCGATATTCATGGTTTGGTTGGGAAAATATCCAATCTGGAAAGCAGTCGCTGTGTCTGTTGGAGTGAGTGCTGCCCTCTACCTCATGTTTGAATTCTGGTTTCAGGTTCCATTGCCACATGGCTCATGGTTCAATCCGCTCGAGTTCATTGGCGTGCAATAA